In Novosphingobium sp. MMS21-SN21R, a single genomic region encodes these proteins:
- a CDS encoding glucose 1-dehydrogenase, translated as MGKLDGRTAIVTGASRGMGSSHARRFIAEGAKVVLTDLRSDTGDALARELGPNAKFIEHDVTSAADWERVVAAAEDFFGPINVLVNNAGILGVMAKTADVSEADYHKVCEVNQHSVYLGMHAVIPSMLKGGRGSIVNISSIAGLVANYGFPSLAYVASKFAVRGMTKAAAVEYGPDNIRVNSVHPGFIMTPMMVEATDEGGGDALQQIPLRRIAEPEEVSNLVLFLACDESSYITGAEHVIDAGMTAQ; from the coding sequence ATGGGTAAACTTGATGGCCGCACCGCGATTGTCACCGGCGCATCGCGCGGGATGGGATCATCACACGCACGCCGCTTCATCGCCGAGGGCGCAAAGGTCGTTCTGACCGATCTGCGGTCCGACACCGGTGACGCTCTGGCGCGTGAACTCGGCCCCAACGCAAAATTCATCGAACACGACGTGACCAGCGCAGCAGACTGGGAGCGGGTCGTCGCCGCTGCCGAAGATTTCTTCGGCCCGATCAACGTGCTGGTCAACAATGCCGGCATTCTCGGTGTGATGGCCAAGACAGCCGATGTTTCGGAAGCCGATTACCACAAGGTCTGCGAAGTGAACCAGCACTCGGTCTACCTCGGCATGCATGCGGTGATTCCCTCAATGTTGAAAGGCGGTCGCGGTTCGATCGTCAACATTTCGTCCATCGCAGGCCTCGTTGCCAACTACGGCTTCCCAAGCCTCGCCTATGTCGCCAGCAAATTCGCCGTGCGCGGCATGACCAAGGCTGCCGCTGTAGAATACGGCCCTGACAACATCCGCGTGAACTCGGTACATCCGGGCTTCATCATGACCCCGATGATGGTCGAGGCAACCGACGAAGGCGGCGGCGACGCGCTGCAGCAGATCCCTCTGCGCCGCATTGCTGAGCCGGAAGAAGTCTCGAACCTCGTCCTGTTCCTGGCGTGCGACGAATCCAGCTACATCACTGGCGCAGAGCACGTGATCGATGCCGGAATGACCGCACAGTAA
- the aroQ gene encoding type II 3-dehydroquinate dehydratase: MTDTATASTTVFVLNGPNLNLLGLREPAIYGSQTLDDIAGMLEDRARELGLEVDVRQSNHEGHLVDWLHEAQASGAKAVLLNAGAYTHTSVAIHDAIKAIKVPVIEVHLSNPHTREAFRHKSYVGMAAKGSVAGFGANSYIVALEAAARL; encoded by the coding sequence ATGACCGACACCGCCACCGCCAGCACGACAGTCTTCGTGCTCAACGGCCCAAATCTCAATCTGCTGGGCCTGCGTGAACCGGCAATCTACGGGTCACAGACGCTCGATGATATCGCCGGGATGCTCGAAGACCGCGCGCGCGAACTCGGCCTTGAAGTCGATGTGCGCCAGTCCAACCACGAAGGCCATCTGGTCGATTGGCTGCACGAAGCACAGGCTAGCGGCGCAAAGGCCGTGCTGCTCAATGCCGGCGCCTATACCCATACGTCGGTGGCCATCCATGATGCGATCAAGGCGATCAAGGTGCCAGTGATCGAGGTCCACCTCTCCAACCCGCACACGCGCGAAGCCTTCCGCCACAAGTCCTATGTCGGCATGGCGGCGAAGGGCTCGGTCGCCGGATTTGGCGCAAACAGCTATATTGTGGCGCTGGAAGCCGCTGCCCGGCTGTAG
- a CDS encoding cation-translocating P-type ATPase: protein MLRTTVPDTIRQRGLTAAEALSRLQADGPNELPRATERPVWRIAAEVVREPMLALLLVGGIAYLLLGSLAEALILLGFASFSIIVTVVQESRTEHVLEALRDLSAPRALVIRDGEHLRVAGREIVTGDMLVLEQGDRIAADAELSEAKELEVDESLLTGESLAVGKGAEMPTPDQVFAGTLVTRGSGIALVVATGPRSAIGRIGQSLASLDSEVPRLRRETVRIVRWCAIGGGAVALLVVLLFGLLRGGWIEAVLAGIAIGMSMLPEEFPVVLTVFLAMGAWRIGKVGVLTRRASAIDTLGSATVLCTDKTGTLTENRMALSAVWLPSGEACDVEPGSAIPGAFDGLIETAAMASAPDPTDPMDLALHRARAARPAIAVVQGALVHTYPLHPNLLAMANIWDEGGALRLAAKGAPEAIAGLCNLTPAALAAVNGAVEAMAVRGIRVLAVATGVPADRNWPETQRDYHYQLAGLVGLADPIRASVPAAVAECRAAGIRVVMITGDHAATARSIAAQAGIADGEVLTGADITSLSDAELATQVNSATVFARIMPDQKLRIVEAFKANGDIVAMTGDGVNDAPSIKAAHIGIAMGKRGTDVAREASAMVLLDDDFGSIVQSVRLGRRIYDNIRKAMAFIFAVHVPIAGLALLPLFFGLPILFGPIHIALLEMVIDPVCALVFEAEREERDIMERPPRDPDESLFSFSMIAWSVFQGGVAFALLGAVYWLKTLAGMPEAELRALMFFALIAQIVSLILVNRSFGASLVQAVARRNSALLYVLVAIAAVTALILYLPQAQALLKFGSISWGDMALAAGLGGALLLLLEGCKLVLRKAIANRVRSADR from the coding sequence ATGCTCCGCACGACGGTGCCTGACACCATCAGGCAGCGCGGCCTTACCGCCGCCGAAGCCCTGTCGCGCTTGCAGGCCGACGGTCCCAACGAGTTGCCGCGCGCTACGGAACGCCCGGTCTGGCGCATAGCCGCCGAAGTGGTGCGCGAACCGATGCTGGCGTTGCTGCTGGTGGGCGGTATCGCTTACCTCCTGCTCGGCAGCCTTGCCGAAGCGCTTATCCTGCTGGGTTTTGCCAGCTTCTCCATCATCGTCACGGTGGTTCAGGAGAGCCGCACCGAACATGTACTGGAGGCCCTGCGCGATCTGTCTGCCCCCCGCGCACTGGTCATCCGCGATGGCGAGCATTTGCGCGTTGCCGGGCGGGAGATCGTGACTGGCGACATGCTGGTGCTTGAGCAGGGTGACCGTATCGCTGCCGATGCGGAATTGAGCGAAGCGAAGGAGCTCGAAGTCGACGAATCGCTGCTGACCGGTGAATCGCTCGCCGTTGGCAAGGGCGCGGAAATGCCAACGCCGGATCAGGTCTTCGCCGGGACTCTGGTGACCCGCGGCAGCGGGATTGCGCTAGTGGTGGCGACTGGCCCTCGCAGTGCAATCGGAAGGATCGGGCAATCGCTGGCTTCGCTTGATAGCGAAGTGCCGCGCTTGCGGCGCGAGACGGTGCGGATCGTGCGGTGGTGCGCGATTGGTGGCGGTGCAGTGGCATTGCTGGTCGTGCTGTTGTTCGGGCTGCTGCGCGGCGGCTGGATCGAGGCGGTGCTTGCCGGAATCGCCATTGGCATGTCGATGCTGCCGGAAGAGTTTCCGGTGGTCCTGACCGTATTCCTGGCCATGGGGGCCTGGCGCATCGGCAAAGTCGGCGTGCTGACGCGGCGGGCTTCGGCGATCGACACCCTCGGATCGGCGACCGTGCTTTGCACCGACAAGACGGGTACTCTTACGGAAAACCGCATGGCGCTGAGCGCGGTGTGGCTGCCCTCGGGCGAGGCGTGCGACGTTGAACCCGGCAGTGCCATACCGGGCGCCTTTGACGGCCTGATCGAGACGGCAGCGATGGCCAGTGCGCCCGATCCGACCGACCCCATGGACCTGGCCTTGCATCGTGCGCGCGCGGCCAGACCGGCGATTGCAGTGGTTCAGGGTGCATTGGTTCATACTTATCCCCTGCATCCCAACCTGCTGGCAATGGCGAACATATGGGATGAAGGCGGGGCGTTGCGCCTTGCCGCCAAGGGCGCGCCGGAGGCCATCGCGGGGCTGTGCAACCTGACGCCCGCAGCGCTCGCCGCCGTGAACGGCGCCGTTGAGGCAATGGCGGTGCGGGGCATTCGTGTGCTTGCCGTGGCGACGGGCGTGCCTGCAGACCGGAACTGGCCCGAGACGCAGCGGGACTATCACTACCAGCTTGCCGGGCTGGTGGGCCTCGCCGATCCGATCCGTGCCAGTGTGCCCGCTGCAGTGGCGGAATGCCGCGCCGCTGGCATTCGCGTGGTGATGATAACCGGCGATCATGCCGCTACGGCGCGGTCCATCGCGGCGCAGGCGGGCATTGCCGACGGAGAGGTGCTCACAGGCGCTGATATCACCTCGCTGAGCGATGCAGAACTGGCAACGCAGGTGAATTCCGCGACCGTGTTCGCGCGGATCATGCCCGACCAGAAACTGCGCATCGTCGAGGCCTTCAAGGCCAACGGCGATATCGTTGCGATGACCGGCGACGGCGTCAACGATGCGCCATCGATCAAGGCGGCGCACATCGGCATCGCCATGGGCAAACGCGGAACAGATGTGGCGCGTGAAGCCTCCGCCATGGTGTTGCTCGACGACGATTTCGGTTCGATCGTCCAGTCCGTCCGGCTTGGGAGGCGGATTTACGACAATATTCGAAAGGCCATGGCATTCATCTTTGCGGTGCACGTGCCGATTGCCGGGCTGGCGCTCCTCCCGCTGTTCTTCGGCCTGCCGATCCTGTTTGGGCCGATCCATATCGCGTTGCTGGAAATGGTGATCGACCCGGTCTGCGCGCTGGTATTCGAAGCGGAGCGCGAGGAGCGCGACATCATGGAACGCCCCCCGCGCGATCCCGATGAGTCGCTTTTTTCATTCTCGATGATTGCATGGAGCGTGTTTCAGGGGGGCGTCGCATTCGCGCTTCTGGGCGCCGTTTACTGGCTCAAGACACTTGCGGGCATGCCGGAAGCGGAGCTGCGCGCGCTCATGTTCTTTGCACTGATCGCTCAGATCGTCAGCCTGATCCTGGTCAACCGGTCGTTCGGCGCATCGCTGGTACAAGCGGTTGCTCGGCGCAATTCGGCACTGCTCTATGTGCTGGTGGCCATCGCCGCGGTGACGGCGCTGATCCTGTACCTTCCGCAGGCCCAAGCATTGCTGAAGTTCGGCTCGATTTCGTGGGGCGACATGGCCCTGGCTGCAGGCCTTGGCGGGGCGCTGCTGCTGTTACTCGAAGGCTGCAAACTGGTGCTGCGCAAGGCGATCGCAAACCGCGTTAGATCTGCAGACAGATGA
- a CDS encoding holin family protein, with product MAILEALISPISSIIDKIIPDKEARDRAKLELLKLEGTQELEHLRTRMSAIVAEAESADPWTSRARPGFLYVMYVMILWALPMGLIGAFRPDTAQGIAAGINAYLNGLPEPLYALFGTGYLGYTAARQWGKAKGTDR from the coding sequence ATGGCTATTCTCGAAGCTCTTATCTCGCCCATCTCGTCGATCATCGACAAGATCATCCCCGACAAGGAGGCGCGCGACCGCGCCAAGCTCGAACTGCTGAAGCTGGAAGGCACGCAGGAACTCGAACATTTGCGCACCCGCATGTCAGCCATCGTGGCCGAGGCGGAATCCGCCGATCCCTGGACCAGCCGCGCCCGCCCCGGCTTTCTCTATGTGATGTACGTGATGATTCTCTGGGCCTTGCCGATGGGCCTGATCGGCGCGTTCCGTCCCGATACCGCGCAAGGCATCGCCGCTGGCATCAATGCCTATCTGAACGGCCTGCCCGAACCGCTCTACGCGCTCTTCGGCACGGGCTATCTTGGCTACACCGCCGCGCGCCAGTGGGGCAAAGCGAAGGGCACCGATCGTTGA
- the accB gene encoding acetyl-CoA carboxylase biotin carboxyl carrier protein gives MGHDRGEKADNMAIDSALVRELAELLAETGLSEIEVEDGERKIRVARQLTAAPVAQQVALAAPAPAPVAAPAAAVAPAPAPAHADAVKSPMVGTCYLAAEPGSPNFISVGKTVKEGETLLIIEAMKVMNPIVAPTSGTVTAILVENAQPVEFDQPLVVIA, from the coding sequence ATGGGGCACGACCGCGGCGAAAAGGCCGACAACATGGCAATCGACAGCGCTCTTGTGCGCGAACTGGCGGAATTGCTTGCAGAAACCGGGCTCTCCGAAATCGAAGTTGAAGACGGCGAGCGCAAGATCCGTGTAGCGCGTCAACTCACCGCAGCGCCGGTTGCACAGCAGGTTGCGCTCGCAGCCCCCGCTCCGGCACCCGTGGCAGCGCCCGCTGCAGCAGTGGCGCCCGCACCGGCACCGGCCCATGCCGACGCTGTGAAGTCACCAATGGTCGGCACCTGCTACCTCGCGGCTGAACCGGGTTCGCCAAACTTCATATCCGTCGGCAAGACGGTCAAGGAAGGCGAGACGCTGCTGATCATCGAGGCAATGAAGGTGATGAACCCGATCGTCGCGCCCACATCGGGCACGGTCACCGCTATTCTGGTCGAGAACGCGCAGCCGGTCGAATTCGACCAGCCACTTGTCGTGATCGCGTAA